A window from Zingiber officinale cultivar Zhangliang chromosome 7A, Zo_v1.1, whole genome shotgun sequence encodes these proteins:
- the LOC121999897 gene encoding 1-Cys peroxiredoxin PER1-like: MPGLTIGDTIPNLELETTHGKIKIHDYVGDSFCIIFSHPADFTPVCTSELGGMAKCMPEFQKSGVKLLGVSCDDVESHKEWIKDVEAFTPGSHVRYPIAADPKREAIKQLNMVDPYEKDAEGKPLPSRALHIVGPDKKVKASMLYPASTGRSMEEVLRVVQSLQLAAKYMVATPVNWKPGDPVVISPGVSDQEAKRMFPQGFEVKDLPSKKGYLRFTQIES, encoded by the exons ATGCCGGGGCTCACCATCGGCGACACCATTCCCAACTTGGAGCTCGAGACAACCCATGGCAAAATCAAGATCCATGACTACGTCGGAGACAGCTTCTGCATCATCTTCTCGCACCCTG CTGACTTCACGCCGGTGTGCACGTCGGAGCTGGGCGGGATGGCGAAGTGCATGCCGGAGTTCCAGAAGAGCGGCGTGAAGCTGCTCGGCGTCTCATGCGACGACGTGGAGTCCCACAAGGAATGGATCAAGGACGTCGAGGCCTTCACG CCGGGAAGTCACGTGCGGTATCCGATCGCGGCGGACCCGAAGAGGGAGGCGATCAAGCAGCTGAACATGGTGGACCCGTACGAGAAGGACGCGGAGGGTAAGCCGCTGCCCTCGCGGGCGCTGCATATAGTGGGGCCGGACAAGAAGGTGAAGGCCAGCATGCTGTATCCGGCGTCGACGGGGCGGAGCATGGAGGAAGTGTTGCGGGTGGTGCAGTCGCTGCAGCTGGCGGCCAAGTACATGGTGGCCACTCCCGTGAACTGGAAGCCCGGGGACCCGGTCGTCATCTCTCCCGGCGTCTCCGACCAGGAGGCCAAGCGCATGTTCCCTCAGGGCTTCGAGGTCAAGGATCTGCCATCCAAGAAAGGGTACCTACGCTTCACTCAAATCGAAAGTTAG
- the LOC122000862 gene encoding shaggy-related protein kinase alpha-like, whose protein sequence is MASMNMVPSSGLEKSKGSNVGVDSLPEEMKDMKIRDDKEAEVTVVDGNGTEAGHIIVTSINGKNGNPKQKISYMAERVVGHGSFGVVFQAKCLETGETVAIKKVLQDKRYKNRELQTMRLLDHPNVISLKHCFFSTTEKDELYLNLVLEYVPETLHRVIKHYNKMNQRMPLIYVKLYMYQMCRALAYIHGSIGVCHRDIKPQNLLVNPHTHQLKLCDFGSAKVLVKGEPNISYICSRYYRAPELIFGATEYTTAIDIWSVGCVLAELLLGQPIFPGESGVDQLVEIIKVLGTPTREEIRCMNPNYTEYRFPQIKAHPWHKIFHKRMPPEAVDLVSRLLQYSPNLRCTALEALVHPFFDELREPNARLLNGRFLPPLFNFKPHELKDVPLEVAAKLIPEHARKQSAFAGVL, encoded by the exons ATGGCTTCTATGAACATGGTTCCATCTTCTGGTTTGGAAAAATCAAAGGGCTCTAATGTTGGTGTTGATAGTCTCCCAGAGGAGATGAAGGATATGAAAATAAGGGATGATAAG GAAGCAGAAGTTACAGTTGTTGATGGAAATGGGACAGAAGCAGGTCATATAATTGTCACTTCTATCAATGGGAAAAATGGCAATCCAAAGCAG AAAATAAGTTACATGGCAGAGCGTGTTGTGGGTCATGGGTCATTTGGAGTTGTTTTCCAA GCCAAATGCTTGGAGACAGGTGAAACTGTAGCTATAAAAAAGGTTCTCCAAGATAAGAGGTACAAAAATCGGGAGCTACAGACTATGCGACTTCTTGATCATCCAAATGTTATCTCTTTGAAGCATTGCTTCTTTTCAACAACTGAGAAGGATGAGCTGTATCTCAATTTGGTACTTGAATATGTACCAGAGACACTTCATAGGGTCATTAAACACTACAACAAGATGAATCAACGTATGCCACTAATTTATGTGAAGCTCTATATGTACCAG ATGTGTAGAGCACTGGCATACATTCATGGTAGTATTGGGGTGTGCCACAGAGATATTAAACCCCAAAATCTTCTG GTCAATCCCCATACTCATCAGCTGAAACTATGTGACTTCGGTAGCGCAAAAGTCTTG GTGAAAGGGGAACCAAACATATCATACATCTGTTCTCGGTACTACAGAGCTCCAGAGCTTATTTTTGGGGCAACTGAGTATACTACAGCGATTGACATCTGGTCTGTTGGTTGTGTTCTTGCTGAACTACTGCTAGGACAG CCTATATTCCCTGGTGAAAGCGGAGTTGACCAGCTGGTTGAAATAATTAAG GTTTTAGGCACTCCAACAAGGGAAGAAATTAGATGCATGAATCCTAATTACACAGAATATAGATTCCCGCAGATAAAGGCACATCCTTGGCACAAG ATCTTCCATAAACGAATGCCTCCTGAAGCTGTCGATCTTGTATCTAGACTTCTACAATACTCTCCAAACCTGAGATGCACTGCT TTAGAAGcactagttcatccattctttgatGAGCTCCGGGAACCAAATGCTCGCTTGCTAAATGGCCGTTTTCTCCCTCCCCTCTTTAATTTCAAGCCTCATG AATTAAAGGACGTACCATTAGAGGTAGCAGCCAAGTTGATACCAGAACATGCTAGGAAACAAAGTGCATTCGCTGGCGTATTATAA
- the LOC122000863 gene encoding pyrrolidone-carboxylate peptidase-like, producing MGSEGPSVVVVHVTGFKKFHGVSENPTETIIRNLKGFMQKKGLPEGLVLRSCNVLETAGEGALPELLDFFQHAVSCKENESVNREQTILLHLGVNSGAMRFAIENQAVNEATFRCQDEKGWKPQRVPVAPSDGSISTVRETTLPVNEIVKALSNMGYDVMPSDDAGRFVCNFVYYHSLRFAEQNRMKSLFVHVPLFLAIDEETQMEFVASLLKVLASLN from the exons ATGGGTTCTGAAGGGCCTTCAGTTGTAGTTGTTCACGTCACTGGATTTAAGAAATTCCATGGTGTGTCTGAGAATCCCACTGAAACTATTATCAGAAACCTGAAGGGGTTTATGCAAAAGAAAGGATTACCTGAAGGTCTTGTTCTTCGTAGTTGTAATGTTCTTGAAACAGCAGGAGAGGGCGCGCTTCCTGAACTTCTGGATTTTTTTCAGCATGCTGTGTCTTGTAAAGAAAATGAAAGTGTGAATAGGGAGCAAACCATCTTG CTGCATCTTGGAGTAAATAGTGGTGCTATGAGGTTCGCTATTGAGAATCAAGCAGTAAATGAAGCTACTTTTCGCTGTCAAGATGAGAAGGGATGGAAACCTCAG AGAGTTCCAGTTGCACCTTCTGATGGAAGCATCTCAACAGTCCGAGAG ACTACTCTTCCCGTCAATGAAATAGTCAAGGCCTTGTCAAACATGGGATATGACGTTATGCCTTCCGATGATGCTGGTCGATTCGTATGCAATTTCGTGTACTATCATTCTCTCAGGTTTGCAGAACAAAATAGAATGAAATCACTGTTTGTCCATGTTCCTCTCTTCTTGGCAATAGATGAGGAAACCCAGATGGAATTTGTTGCTTCCCTCTTGAAAGTGCTTGCCTCGCTGAACTAG